The following coding sequences lie in one Arachis hypogaea cultivar Tifrunner chromosome 9, arahy.Tifrunner.gnm2.J5K5, whole genome shotgun sequence genomic window:
- the LOC112709927 gene encoding uncharacterized protein → MESNLPVIAKKVWNIIRVAFYMLRKGISKAKLMLELNMVLKRRRKLAGKAIANLMMFHHHQHPDMHLQQFSTTREYEFSCSNTPNNFFSKLHRKNKLFTRSHAPHECDDDVMTVSAVKAVLEILNNNNDNVAEASPALPGFGRSPTVSQLRITDSPFLMNVDTEYDKDHQVDKAAEEFIKRFYKELRKQP, encoded by the coding sequence atGGAAAGCAACCTACCAGTGATAGCAAAGAAAGTGTGGAACATAATACGTGTTGCCTTCTACATGTTAAGGAAGGGAATTTCAAAAGCCAAACTCATGTTAGAACTCAACATGGTTCTCAAACGCCGCCGCAAACTCGCCGGAAAAGCCATCGCCAACCTCATGATgttccaccaccaccaacaccccgACATGCACCTCCAACAATTCTCCACCACCAGGGAGTACGAGTTCAGCTGCAGCAACACCCCCAATAACTTCTTCTCCAAGCTCCACCGCAAGAACAAGCTCTTCACGCGCTCCCACGCGCCTCACGAGTGCGACGACGACGTCATGACGGTTAGTGCTGTCAAGGCGGTGTTAGAGATCCTAAACAACAACAATGATAATGTGGCCGAGGCATCCCCGGCGCTACCGGGGTTCGGCCGGAGCCCTACCGTGAGTCAGTTAAGGATAACGGATTCACCGTTTCTAATGAATGTCGACACAGAATACGATAAAGATCATCAAGTAGACAAGGCTGCGGAAGAATTCATTAAGAGGTTCTACAAAGAGTTGAGGAAGCAaccctaa